A genomic segment from Bacillus cereus G9842 encodes:
- a CDS encoding DUF3951 domain-containing protein, with protein MDPLLLATIGLPLTIVILVIIGSYKLFIKKKRITSFYTPFDNITGQTISEFHEEQKILVSEDEDRDGKKKK; from the coding sequence ATGGACCCCTTACTTCTTGCTACTATAGGATTACCCTTAACAATCGTTATACTTGTCATCATCGGCTCCTATAAACTCTTTATTAAAAAGAAACGTATTACTTCTTTTTATACTCCTTTCGATAATATTACCGGGCAAACTATTTCCGAATTTCACGAAGAACAGAAAATATTAGTATCTGAGGATGAAGACAGAGATGGCAAGAAGAAAAAATAA
- a CDS encoding ABC transporter permease, with product MYVIKKLSVMVFTLWVITTVTFLIMHIIPGDPFSSDAKIFPEEVIQNMRAKYHLDEPLWNQYVAYLDGVVHFDFGESVQSTGQGVSEIITTGFGPSAIIGLQALVISLLVGIAAGTFAALYHGRVIDYSVSLLAILGISIPSFILAPLFIQVFAIQFEFLPVASWGTFEHTVLPSFALALGPIAVITRFVRSNMIEVLQSDYIKLARAKGIPIKKIIIGHALRNAIVPVLTFVGPLMAGLLTGTFVIEKIFSIPGLGKYFVDSIFNRDYPVIMGTTIFYSALLIACIFITDIIHRIVDPRIRSIT from the coding sequence GTGTATGTAATTAAAAAATTATCGGTTATGGTGTTCACACTATGGGTTATTACGACAGTGACATTTCTAATTATGCATATTATTCCGGGAGATCCATTTTCATCAGATGCAAAAATCTTTCCTGAAGAAGTGATCCAAAACATGAGAGCGAAGTATCACCTTGATGAACCGTTATGGAATCAATATGTTGCTTATTTAGACGGTGTAGTTCATTTTGATTTTGGTGAATCGGTTCAATCAACCGGGCAAGGTGTATCAGAAATTATAACAACTGGCTTTGGTCCATCAGCAATTATTGGTCTACAAGCACTTGTTATTTCATTGTTAGTAGGAATTGCGGCAGGGACATTTGCTGCTCTATATCATGGGAGAGTAATTGACTATAGTGTGAGTTTGCTCGCAATTTTAGGTATTTCTATTCCAAGTTTTATTTTAGCACCACTATTTATACAAGTATTCGCTATCCAATTTGAGTTTTTACCAGTAGCCTCTTGGGGAACATTCGAACATACGGTATTGCCATCCTTTGCATTAGCGTTAGGGCCAATCGCAGTTATTACAAGGTTTGTGCGTTCTAATATGATCGAAGTACTGCAGAGTGATTATATTAAGCTAGCAAGAGCAAAAGGTATACCAATTAAGAAGATTATTATAGGACACGCTCTTCGAAATGCGATTGTTCCAGTACTTACATTTGTTGGACCGTTAATGGCTGGACTCTTAACAGGGACTTTTGTTATTGAAAAAATCTTTTCAATTCCTGGCCTAGGAAAATATTTTGTAGATAGTATTTTTAACCGAGACTATCCGGTGATTATGGGAACAACGATTTTCTATAGTGCGTTATTAATTGCTTGTATTTTCATTACAGATATTATTCATCGCATTGTTGATCCGCGTATTCGTTCTATTACATAA
- a CDS encoding ABC transporter permease, whose translation MGAYEINEQLLTKEEKKELTINKNQQTISRKKEVFRKFISNPIAVLGTVTLLLIIVFSLIGESLTLFTASEQVKKATNLPPSSEHWFGTDDLGRDIWARTWAGGKISLTVGLVAAALDIGLGVLIGGFSGYVRGRNRLGTLIDEWIIRGIEVLYGIPYLLIVILLLIVMKPGLFTIIIALALTGWIGMARLVRAQVLSLKQREFVIAAERLGTSHMKIIYGHIIPNLTGIIIVNLSFTIPAAIFSESFLSFIGLGVQSPAASWGTMTNDALGTLLSGEWWQLFFPAIMIALIMFAFNAIGDGLQDAIDPKIVKRNRKEKKHGTALIFRKRNIDR comes from the coding sequence ATGGGAGCTTATGAGATTAATGAACAGTTATTAACGAAAGAAGAGAAAAAAGAATTAACGATAAATAAAAATCAGCAAACAATTAGCAGAAAGAAAGAAGTGTTTCGTAAGTTTATATCGAATCCAATCGCAGTTTTAGGAACAGTGACGTTATTGCTAATTATTGTTTTCTCGCTTATTGGCGAAAGTTTAACTTTATTTACTGCGAGTGAACAAGTAAAAAAGGCAACAAATTTACCGCCGAGTAGTGAACATTGGTTTGGAACAGATGATCTAGGGAGAGATATTTGGGCACGTACTTGGGCTGGTGGGAAGATTTCACTAACAGTTGGATTAGTAGCAGCTGCCCTCGATATAGGGCTTGGTGTACTGATTGGTGGATTTAGTGGATATGTGAGAGGGCGTAATCGTCTTGGAACGTTAATAGATGAATGGATTATACGAGGGATTGAAGTGTTATATGGTATCCCATATTTATTAATTGTTATTTTACTATTGATCGTGATGAAACCAGGACTTTTTACAATTATAATCGCTCTTGCGTTAACAGGATGGATTGGCATGGCACGTCTCGTTAGAGCGCAGGTCTTGTCTTTAAAACAAAGAGAATTTGTTATTGCAGCAGAGCGATTAGGTACATCGCATATGAAGATTATATACGGACATATCATTCCGAACTTAACAGGCATTATTATCGTAAATTTATCATTTACAATTCCAGCAGCTATTTTCTCAGAATCATTTTTAAGCTTTATCGGACTAGGAGTGCAATCACCGGCAGCAAGCTGGGGGACGATGACGAATGATGCACTTGGGACATTATTGAGCGGAGAATGGTGGCAGCTATTCTTCCCAGCAATCATGATTGCACTCATTATGTTTGCATTTAATGCAATTGGTGATGGTTTGCAAGATGCAATTGATCCGAAGATTGTAAAACGGAATCGAAAGGAGAAAAAACATGGCACAGCTCTTATCTTTAGAAAACGTAACATTGACCGTTGA
- a CDS encoding ABC transporter ATP-binding protein, whose protein sequence is MAQLLSLENVTLTVEKENSKQAIVKHVSFSINEGEIVALVGESGSGKSVTAQSIVGLNQESIHIDDGNIAFQANELTNLQESEWNQIRGKDISFIFQDPLSSLNPTMKVGKQITEVVLQHGKKSKREAKEIAINLLTGLGIHEAEKRFEQYPHQLSGGMRQRICLAIAFACHPKLVIADEPTTALDVTIQKQIMGLLKERKEKQNTSILLITHDLALVREVADRVVVMYGGRVVEKGTIQEVIGSPKHPYTKSLLQAIPNMDDSEKVLRAIEGTTPSIETLNSFGCPFVNRCPVAIKECIHRFPERTTYSKEHSSHCWQHVLEHNKAKSKEKVNAS, encoded by the coding sequence ATGGCACAGCTCTTATCTTTAGAAAACGTAACATTGACCGTTGAAAAAGAGAATAGTAAGCAAGCAATTGTGAAGCATGTTTCCTTTTCTATTAATGAAGGTGAAATCGTTGCACTTGTAGGAGAAAGTGGTTCAGGAAAAAGTGTTACAGCACAATCTATTGTCGGATTAAATCAAGAATCTATTCATATCGATGATGGGAATATAGCTTTCCAAGCAAATGAATTAACGAATTTACAAGAGTCAGAATGGAATCAAATTCGCGGAAAAGATATTTCCTTTATATTTCAAGATCCGCTTTCATCTTTAAACCCAACGATGAAGGTAGGCAAACAAATTACAGAAGTAGTTTTGCAACATGGGAAAAAATCGAAAAGAGAAGCAAAGGAAATTGCGATTAACTTGTTAACGGGTTTAGGGATACATGAAGCAGAGAAACGCTTTGAACAGTACCCACATCAATTAAGCGGAGGTATGAGGCAGCGTATTTGTTTAGCAATTGCGTTTGCTTGTCACCCAAAGCTTGTAATTGCAGACGAGCCGACAACAGCGTTAGATGTAACGATTCAGAAACAAATTATGGGGCTATTAAAAGAAAGAAAAGAAAAACAAAATACGAGTATTTTATTAATTACACATGATTTGGCACTTGTACGTGAAGTAGCTGATCGAGTAGTTGTTATGTACGGGGGACGTGTTGTTGAAAAAGGAACGATACAGGAGGTAATAGGTTCTCCTAAACATCCATATACGAAAAGTTTATTACAAGCAATTCCGAATATGGATGATTCCGAAAAGGTATTACGTGCTATAGAAGGAACGACACCTTCCATTGAAACATTAAATAGCTTTGGTTGTCCTTTTGTAAATCGTTGTCCAGTAGCGATAAAAGAATGTATTCATCGTTTTCCAGAGAGAACCACATATTCTAAGGAGCATAGTTCACATTGTTGGCAACATGTTCTAGAGCATAATAAAGCGAAATCAAAAGAGAAGGTGAATGCCTCATGA
- a CDS encoding ABC transporter ATP-binding protein gives MTTDLITIKQVTKTYGSKSKEITALKDISLSIPKGTTLGIIGESGSGKTTLGKLIAGIESPTSGEIDYNGQVVHKLKSAHRRDFLQKVQFIFQDSTAALNPRWKVRDSVTEGYISFGLGDKGLKDKVAGDALERVGLDRRYIDRYPHEFSGGQRQRIAIARALLCEPEVLILDEPISALDVSLQIQIVHLLQKIQKEQGYTYLFIAHDLPMVHYLCEKVAVLYKGELVEFGNTDEVFCNPQHSYTKTLLASTPKISG, from the coding sequence ATGACGACAGATTTAATTACTATAAAGCAAGTAACGAAAACGTATGGAAGTAAAAGTAAAGAAATCACAGCGTTAAAAGACATATCACTTTCTATTCCGAAAGGAACAACACTTGGCATTATTGGTGAAAGTGGTTCAGGAAAAACAACACTTGGAAAGCTCATAGCAGGGATTGAGAGTCCAACGTCTGGTGAAATTGATTATAACGGTCAAGTCGTTCACAAGCTGAAATCAGCTCATAGGCGAGATTTTTTACAGAAAGTACAGTTCATTTTTCAAGATTCCACAGCAGCATTAAATCCGCGCTGGAAAGTACGCGATAGCGTAACGGAGGGTTATATTTCATTCGGTTTAGGTGATAAAGGATTAAAGGATAAAGTAGCAGGTGATGCGCTAGAACGTGTGGGATTAGATAGACGATATATCGATCGCTATCCGCACGAATTTAGCGGAGGACAACGTCAACGAATTGCTATTGCAAGAGCGTTATTGTGTGAGCCAGAAGTATTGATTCTTGATGAACCAATTTCAGCATTAGATGTTTCATTGCAAATTCAAATTGTACATCTGCTGCAAAAGATTCAAAAGGAACAAGGCTATACATATTTATTTATCGCACATGATTTGCCGATGGTTCACTATTTATGTGAAAAAGTGGCTGTCTTATATAAAGGAGAACTTGTTGAATTTGGAAATACGGACGAAGTGTTCTGTAATCCACAACATTCTTATACAAAAACACTATTGGCATCAACACCAAAAATTTCAGGTTAA
- a CDS encoding peptide ABC transporter substrate-binding protein, protein MKKFLLFVIMTVLAITSVACGKKETQKASAGKGEGDRLVTNIGSDPYTLDSAIATDSTSGYVIGHLFSSLYTQDSDGKYQNELAEKEEVNADGTEYTIHLKKDIKWSDGSAITANDFEFAWKRLLNPKTGSMNATEMYFIKGAEAYNTGKGEEGQVGIQVVDPQTLKVTLEHPVASIKQKLASSLFIPLAKKSIDDNNKLKTDPKELITNGPFTLKEWKHNQAITVQKNKEYYDKKVTLKEIEFRIIPDSKTAYQLYKSKELDLLSGLPQEMIEKEKGNKEYKRVAGFSSYIYSFNVEKEPFTNAKVRKAFSLAVDRKFIVEKLYKNNAQEANAFVPEGAKTQSGRDFRKEKGGYVKFDPAEAKKLLEEGMKEQGWSTLPEVTLKFTTDTQHKKVAEAMQEMFKKNLGVDIKLENKEWKSYIDTYKQSDFQLAYMGWGGSLLDPITKLDLYAGDGPNNYAKWHNKEFDALVKEAEVEQNEDKRFDLLHKAEDIMFTDSPLIPIIFPSDSYLQKQTVSGLQYYVGSKPDLRYAKIKK, encoded by the coding sequence ATGAAGAAGTTTTTACTGTTTGTCATTATGACTGTTTTAGCAATTACTTCTGTCGCTTGCGGTAAGAAAGAGACGCAAAAGGCGAGTGCTGGTAAGGGAGAAGGAGATCGATTAGTAACGAATATTGGTAGCGATCCATATACACTTGATTCCGCTATTGCGACAGATAGCACGTCAGGTTATGTAATTGGACATTTATTCTCAAGCTTATATACGCAAGATAGTGATGGGAAATATCAAAATGAATTAGCAGAGAAAGAAGAAGTAAATGCTGATGGAACTGAGTATACAATTCATTTAAAGAAAGATATTAAATGGTCAGATGGTTCTGCTATTACAGCAAATGATTTTGAATTTGCATGGAAGCGATTATTGAATCCGAAAACGGGTTCTATGAATGCAACAGAAATGTATTTTATTAAAGGGGCAGAGGCATACAATACTGGAAAAGGTGAAGAAGGACAAGTTGGTATTCAAGTCGTTGATCCTCAAACATTAAAGGTAACTCTTGAACATCCAGTTGCTTCTATTAAACAGAAATTAGCAAGCTCATTATTTATTCCATTAGCTAAAAAGTCGATTGATGATAATAATAAATTAAAAACAGATCCAAAAGAGTTAATTACGAACGGGCCATTCACATTAAAAGAATGGAAGCATAATCAGGCTATTACAGTACAAAAAAATAAAGAATACTATGATAAAAAGGTAACATTAAAAGAAATTGAGTTTCGTATTATTCCAGATTCTAAAACAGCGTACCAATTATATAAATCAAAAGAATTAGATTTACTAAGCGGTTTACCGCAAGAAATGATTGAAAAAGAAAAAGGAAATAAAGAATATAAACGTGTTGCAGGATTTTCATCTTATATTTATTCGTTTAACGTAGAAAAAGAGCCATTCACAAATGCGAAAGTACGTAAAGCATTCTCATTAGCAGTTGATCGTAAGTTTATTGTTGAAAAACTGTATAAAAACAATGCACAAGAAGCAAATGCATTCGTTCCAGAAGGAGCAAAAACACAAAGTGGGCGTGATTTCCGTAAAGAAAAAGGTGGTTACGTTAAATTTGATCCAGCAGAAGCGAAAAAATTATTAGAAGAAGGCATGAAAGAACAAGGCTGGTCTACATTACCTGAAGTAACATTAAAATTCACTACAGATACACAACATAAAAAAGTAGCAGAAGCAATGCAAGAAATGTTTAAGAAAAATCTTGGCGTAGATATTAAATTAGAAAATAAAGAGTGGAAGAGTTACATCGACACATATAAGCAAAGTGATTTCCAATTGGCTTATATGGGATGGGGCGGTTCTTTATTAGATCCAATTACTAAATTAGATTTATATGCAGGTGATGGTCCAAACAATTATGCAAAATGGCATAATAAAGAATTTGATGCTTTAGTGAAGGAAGCAGAAGTTGAACAAAATGAAGATAAGCGTTTTGACTTATTGCATAAAGCGGAAGATATTATGTTTACAGATTCACCATTAATTCCAATTATATTCCCGTCGGATTCCTATTTACAAAAACAAACGGTATCTGGACTTCAATATTATGTTGGATCTAAACCAGATTTAAGATATGCAAAAATAAAGAAGTAG
- a CDS encoding YusW family protein, producing MRILLSVLLALMLVPALTGCKAPAKEDTTSNKKTTEEAKNEAPADLKLNFNEFSLDADYQDTKKDYEADYKNVAADKKMEAKLEDHKTNAKFTGDEAITKLSPLLQELKFDKDTPDQEVIDQVVNVFKLDKDYQKFDLEVVFSDGTKKEYKREIK from the coding sequence ATGAGAATTCTACTATCAGTTTTATTAGCTCTTATGCTAGTACCTGCATTAACAGGATGTAAAGCCCCTGCAAAAGAAGACACAACTTCTAATAAAAAGACGACTGAAGAAGCAAAAAATGAGGCTCCTGCAGATTTAAAACTAAACTTTAATGAATTTAGTTTAGATGCAGACTATCAAGATACGAAGAAAGACTACGAAGCTGATTATAAGAATGTAGCCGCTGATAAGAAAATGGAAGCAAAGCTTGAAGACCATAAAACAAATGCAAAGTTTACAGGTGACGAGGCTATTACAAAATTAAGCCCACTTCTACAAGAATTAAAATTTGATAAAGATACTCCTGACCAAGAAGTAATCGATCAAGTAGTGAACGTGTTCAAACTTGATAAAGACTACCAAAAATTCGATTTAGAAGTTGTCTTCTCTGATGGAACGAAAAAAGAATATAAAAGAGAAATAAAATAA
- a CDS encoding peptide ABC transporter substrate-binding protein: MKKKVVPVVASVLGASLLLTACGGNKDNAGGAKANDKVPDKQAINLSFASEIPTMDVAKATDGESMNVMRNVFEGLYAMGEDNKPIPGVAESVDTSPDKTKYTFHLRDSKWSNGTPVTAKDFVFAWQRAVNPDTAAEYAFLFFDVQNAKQINQKQLPIDQLGVKAVDDKTLEVQLDRPVPYFLSLTTFSTFLPINEEYLKSQGDKYGLETNHLIYNGAFTLDNWKHEQSFQLKKNPNYWDAKTVKLEEINFNVVKDKSTEVNLYDSGQIDRVALTAEFVDKYKSDPNFKERAEVGIQFLRLNQKNETLKNQHARLAINGAMNKKAYVETILNNGAVPAEGMVPAKFAKSPEGNDFRKENGNLVKDDVKTAKENWKKAKQELGTDKVTIELLTSDNALAKKTGEYLKGELEKNLDGLTVNLKPQPRKQQLKLLLSGDYEIGIDGWGPDFADPITFLDLFTTDSAYNFDKYSNKEYDELIHKVKTDLAGDEKARFEAMKQAEKILLQDGAVAPLYQQGRSYLQRSFIKGLVTTDFGGEFNYKWTEVAK, from the coding sequence ATGAAGAAAAAAGTTGTACCTGTTGTTGCATCTGTTTTAGGGGCAAGTCTATTACTAACTGCTTGCGGGGGAAATAAAGATAATGCAGGCGGAGCGAAAGCAAACGATAAAGTACCTGATAAACAAGCAATTAACTTATCATTCGCTTCAGAAATTCCAACAATGGATGTTGCAAAAGCAACGGATGGGGAATCCATGAATGTAATGCGCAATGTTTTTGAAGGTTTATATGCAATGGGAGAAGATAATAAACCGATTCCTGGTGTTGCTGAGTCGGTTGACACTAGTCCCGATAAAACAAAATATACATTCCATCTGCGTGATTCAAAATGGTCAAACGGTACTCCTGTTACAGCAAAGGACTTCGTCTTTGCTTGGCAACGTGCCGTAAATCCTGATACAGCAGCTGAATACGCATTCTTATTCTTCGATGTACAGAATGCGAAACAAATAAACCAAAAACAATTACCAATTGATCAACTAGGGGTCAAAGCTGTTGATGACAAAACGTTAGAAGTACAACTAGACCGTCCTGTTCCTTACTTCTTAAGCTTAACGACATTCTCAACATTCTTGCCAATTAATGAAGAGTACTTAAAGTCTCAGGGCGATAAATACGGTTTAGAAACAAATCATTTAATTTACAACGGTGCTTTCACATTAGATAACTGGAAACACGAACAAAGTTTCCAATTGAAGAAAAACCCTAACTATTGGGATGCTAAAACGGTAAAATTAGAAGAAATCAACTTCAATGTCGTTAAAGATAAGTCTACAGAAGTGAATTTATATGATTCAGGACAAATTGATCGCGTTGCTTTAACTGCAGAGTTTGTTGATAAATATAAGAGCGATCCAAACTTCAAGGAACGCGCTGAAGTCGGCATTCAATTCTTACGACTAAATCAGAAAAATGAAACATTAAAAAATCAACATGCACGCCTTGCTATTAACGGCGCAATGAATAAAAAAGCATACGTAGAAACAATTTTAAATAACGGTGCTGTTCCAGCTGAAGGAATGGTTCCTGCGAAATTTGCAAAAAGTCCAGAAGGCAATGACTTCCGTAAAGAAAATGGAAATCTAGTCAAGGATGATGTGAAAACAGCGAAAGAAAACTGGAAAAAAGCAAAACAAGAACTTGGTACTGACAAAGTAACAATCGAACTATTAACAAGTGACAATGCTTTAGCTAAAAAGACTGGTGAATATTTAAAAGGTGAGTTAGAAAAGAACTTAGATGGATTAACAGTGAATTTAAAACCGCAACCACGTAAACAACAGTTGAAACTACTATTAAGTGGTGACTATGAAATTGGTATTGACGGCTGGGGCCCTGACTTCGCTGATCCAATTACATTCTTAGATTTATTTACAACAGATAGTGCTTATAACTTCGATAAGTACTCTAACAAAGAGTACGATGAGCTCATTCATAAAGTGAAAACAGATTTAGCTGGCGATGAAAAAGCACGCTTTGAAGCAATGAAGCAAGCTGAAAAAATTCTATTACAAGACGGCGCTGTCGCTCCTTTATACCAACAAGGTCGTTCTTACTTACAACGCTCTTTCATTAAAGGACTTGTAACGACTGACTTCGGCGGTGAATTTAACTATAAGTGGACAGAAGTTGCAAAATAA
- a CDS encoding peptide ABC transporter substrate-binding protein: protein MKKKFVPGIASVVGVSILLTGCGSYKNEASGANAKDEAPSKQVLNLSSPTEIRTMDTARATDTDSGQVMRNVFEGLYNLGEGNKPFPGVAKSHEVSGDKTKYTFHLRDSKWSNGTPVTAKDFVFAWQRAVDPATASEYAFLFFDIKNATKINNKELPADQLGVKAVDDHTFEVELERPVPYFISLTAFPTFLPINEEFFKAQGDKYALEDHTILYNGAFTLSDWKHEQSFKFKKNPTYWDKDTVKLEEINFNVVKEKSTEVNLFESKQLDRIKLTSDFVDKYKKDANFKERPNVGVQFLRMNQQNKVLQNVSARQAINQTIDRKSFVNTLLNDGSTSTLGLVPKNFAKGPEGKDFRTANGDLTKVDTKSAQELWKKAKQELGSEKITLELLTSDADLDKKTGEFLKGQLEKNLDGLTVNIKPQPRKQQVSLLLKGDYEIGIDGWSPDFADPITFLELFTTNNPYNLDHYSNKEFDETIAKVKTTLAGDEKARWEALLASEKILFKDSVIAPLYQKGESYLERSYVKGIVQVDFAGQLNFKWAKIEK, encoded by the coding sequence ATGAAAAAGAAGTTTGTACCCGGTATTGCATCAGTTGTAGGAGTAAGTATTTTATTAACTGGTTGCGGTAGTTATAAAAACGAAGCAAGCGGAGCAAATGCAAAAGACGAGGCACCTAGCAAACAGGTTTTAAATTTATCTTCACCTACTGAAATACGAACAATGGATACGGCCCGTGCTACAGATACTGATTCTGGTCAAGTAATGAGAAACGTATTTGAAGGTTTGTATAATCTTGGTGAAGGTAACAAACCTTTCCCTGGCGTTGCAAAATCTCATGAAGTAAGTGGCGATAAAACAAAATACACATTCCACCTGCGAGATTCAAAATGGTCAAACGGCACTCCTGTTACAGCGAAAGATTTTGTGTTCGCTTGGCAGAGAGCCGTAGATCCAGCAACAGCCTCTGAATATGCATTTCTATTCTTTGATATTAAAAATGCAACAAAAATTAACAACAAAGAACTTCCAGCCGACCAACTTGGTGTAAAAGCAGTTGATGACCATACGTTTGAGGTAGAATTGGAGCGTCCTGTTCCGTATTTTATTAGCTTAACAGCGTTCCCAACATTTCTACCAATTAACGAGGAATTCTTTAAAGCACAAGGTGATAAGTACGCTTTAGAAGATCATACAATCTTGTACAATGGAGCTTTTACACTAAGCGATTGGAAGCACGAACAAAGCTTTAAATTCAAGAAAAACCCTACCTATTGGGATAAAGATACTGTCAAACTAGAAGAAATCAATTTTAACGTCGTAAAAGAAAAATCAACAGAAGTAAATTTATTCGAGTCAAAACAATTAGATCGTATAAAACTAACATCTGACTTTGTCGATAAATATAAAAAGGATGCTAACTTTAAAGAACGTCCAAACGTAGGCGTACAATTTTTACGTATGAATCAACAAAACAAAGTACTTCAAAATGTTTCTGCACGCCAAGCAATTAATCAAACAATTGATAGAAAATCCTTTGTAAATACGTTATTAAATGATGGCTCTACATCAACACTTGGTCTCGTTCCAAAAAACTTTGCAAAAGGACCTGAAGGAAAAGACTTCCGTACTGCAAACGGCGATTTAACAAAAGTTGATACAAAATCTGCACAAGAGTTATGGAAAAAAGCTAAACAAGAGCTTGGTTCTGAAAAGATAACATTAGAATTATTAACGAGTGATGCTGACCTTGATAAGAAAACTGGTGAATTCTTAAAAGGGCAACTAGAAAAGAATTTAGATGGATTAACAGTAAATATAAAACCGCAACCGCGTAAGCAACAAGTTTCGCTTTTATTAAAAGGTGACTACGAAATCGGAATTGACGGCTGGAGCCCTGACTTTGCGGATCCAATTACATTCCTTGAGCTATTTACAACGAATAACCCTTATAACTTAGATCATTACTCTAATAAGGAATTCGATGAAACAATAGCAAAAGTGAAAACAACTTTAGCTGGTGATGAAAAAGCTCGCTGGGAAGCATTACTAGCATCCGAGAAAATATTATTTAAAGACTCTGTTATCGCTCCTCTTTACCAAAAAGGCGAATCTTATTTAGAACGTTCTTATGTGAAAGGAATTGTGCAAGTAGACTTTGCGGGTCAATTAAATTTCAAGTGGGCAAAAATTGAAAAATAA
- a CDS encoding aldo/keto reductase codes for MTLTSLKDYTTLHNGVKMPWFGLGVFKVEDGSEVIDSVKAAIKNGYRSIDTAAIYQNEEGVGQAIRESGVSREELFITSKVWNSDQGYETTLQAFETTLEKLGLEYLDLYLVHWPVKGKYTESWKALEKLYKDGRVRAIGVSNFHIHHLQDVFEIAEIKPMVNQVEYHPRLAQEELHAFCKEHNIQLEAWSPLMQGQLLDNPTLQEIATKYNKSTAQIILRWDLQNEVVTIPKSIKEHRIIENANIFDFELSADDMKAIQALNEDRRVGPDPDNFNF; via the coding sequence ATGACTTTAACAAGTTTAAAGGACTATACAACATTACATAACGGTGTAAAAATGCCTTGGTTTGGTTTAGGTGTTTTTAAAGTAGAAGATGGTTCAGAAGTAATTGATTCTGTAAAAGCAGCAATTAAAAATGGCTACCGCAGCATCGATACTGCAGCAATCTATCAAAATGAAGAAGGCGTTGGACAAGCGATTCGTGAATCCGGTGTTTCACGTGAAGAATTATTTATTACCTCAAAAGTATGGAATAGCGATCAAGGATATGAAACAACACTTCAAGCATTTGAAACTACATTAGAGAAATTAGGTCTAGAATATTTAGATTTATATTTAGTACATTGGCCTGTAAAAGGGAAATATACCGAATCATGGAAAGCATTAGAAAAGCTTTATAAAGATGGCCGTGTTCGCGCTATCGGTGTGAGTAATTTCCACATTCACCACTTACAAGACGTATTTGAAATTGCTGAAATTAAGCCAATGGTCAACCAAGTGGAATACCACCCACGTTTAGCACAAGAAGAGTTACACGCTTTCTGTAAAGAACATAATATCCAGCTTGAAGCTTGGTCACCATTAATGCAAGGACAACTACTAGATAATCCAACGTTACAAGAAATTGCGACAAAATATAATAAATCAACTGCGCAAATTATTTTACGCTGGGATTTACAAAACGAAGTTGTAACAATCCCTAAATCAATTAAAGAACATCGCATTATTGAAAATGCAAACATCTTCGACTTTGAATTAAGTGCTGATGATATGAAAGCAATTCAAGCTTTAAATGAAGATCGTCGCGTTGGTCCAGATCCAGATAACTTTAACTTCTAA